Proteins encoded together in one Desulfuromonas acetoxidans DSM 684 window:
- a CDS encoding cupin domain-containing protein produces MSVVSKQTAQHYVWGAGCDGWHLAASKNLSVIQELVPNGASEVRHLHNKAEQFFYVLHGIATLEVAGTIHTLKANEGFHVPAGVPHTLSNQHEEDLEFLVVSTPPSHEDRENA; encoded by the coding sequence GTGTCTGTTGTATCAAAACAAACTGCGCAACATTATGTCTGGGGTGCCGGTTGCGATGGCTGGCATCTTGCCGCCTCAAAAAACCTCAGTGTTATTCAGGAGCTGGTTCCGAACGGGGCATCAGAGGTGCGCCATCTGCATAACAAGGCCGAGCAGTTTTTTTACGTGCTTCATGGCATTGCCACGCTTGAAGTGGCTGGAACGATTCACACGCTGAAAGCCAATGAAGGTTTTCATGTTCCGGCTGGCGTACCGCATACGTTGAGTAATCAACACGAAGAGGATTTGGAGTTTCTGGTGGTGTCAACGCCGCCGAGTCATGAGGATCGCGAAAATGCCTAA
- a CDS encoding EAL domain-containing protein, producing MFRIRAASIGTYLGVLTVVAVLPALVLIIHAGREQRRDAIVQAEHQMTILVRSMVEHQEGEIKAARQTLKTLVQTEAVQSQDPTACKQLFHEIICHSSNLLNITLCNKSGQVVASARPFNAISLADRKHFRDALQKKSFSAGEFIFTRLGDTEPAFPFALPVRNSHNQVKGVLTIVLAVSSFTNLLEHASLPQGSFIAVTDHHGLRLFYHPENSETHPIGQPIAAESWQAAQQARDPGLVSAVASDGRVKRLAFYPMYLNSQTTPYLFMWAGIPEQQILAPANLEWKINLSVMAVVILFSVLLARFFGQYTLVKPLAALAQASHNFGQDQPWQLPSQYCQPAEIEQLSATFTTMTQRLENSRAIQLQSEQRLEHLATHDELTGLANRTLLLDRLDHAIEEGMRQHHAVAVLLIDLDRFQVINDSLGHDQGDRLLCQIGKRLCQHVRSTDTVSRLGGDEFALVLGDLNNEESLIPLMQDLLKEISSPCHIDNHHIVVTASIGISLFPNDGNDSITLLRNADLAMYQSKRHKGDFTFYSSDMNQHAVKILELEKDLRQALERGELLLHYQPKVSLQSGKIVGCEALIRWQHPLRGLVSPADFIPLAEETGLIVPIGTWVLEQACQQAISWQQQQLPTITMAVNLSSRQFRHGNLCDVVDTILETTTLHPDLLDLEITESMIMDDPEGAVQTMIALKERGVLLSLDDFGTGYSSLNYLRRFPVDCLKIDASFIRDVAQDSSSAAVAVSIVDIAHHLGLTTVAEGVETVEQLDFLEKCHCDILQGYLYSRPLPAEDFTSLLRSNLDLKQTLSKKPDRV from the coding sequence ATGTTCCGCATCCGCGCCGCGTCCATTGGTACCTATCTGGGGGTCTTGACCGTCGTCGCTGTTTTACCCGCCCTGGTTCTAATTATTCATGCGGGACGGGAGCAACGCCGTGACGCCATCGTTCAGGCCGAACATCAGATGACGATCCTTGTCCGCAGCATGGTCGAACATCAGGAAGGGGAAATAAAAGCAGCACGCCAGACATTAAAAACATTGGTACAGACAGAGGCCGTACAATCTCAAGACCCAACCGCGTGCAAACAGTTATTTCATGAGATCATCTGCCACAGTTCGAATTTGCTCAACATCACGCTCTGTAACAAAAGTGGTCAAGTCGTTGCCTCCGCACGCCCATTCAATGCCATCAGCCTCGCTGACCGCAAACACTTTCGTGATGCCCTGCAAAAAAAGTCCTTTTCTGCGGGAGAGTTTATTTTTACCCGCCTTGGCGATACAGAACCGGCCTTCCCTTTCGCCTTGCCGGTGCGCAACAGCCATAATCAGGTCAAAGGAGTTTTGACCATCGTTCTTGCCGTATCATCGTTCACCAATTTACTTGAACACGCAAGTCTTCCCCAGGGCTCTTTTATTGCCGTGACAGACCATCATGGGCTCCGTCTGTTTTACCACCCTGAAAATTCAGAAACACATCCGATTGGCCAACCCATCGCAGCCGAAAGCTGGCAAGCGGCGCAACAGGCCCGTGATCCCGGACTGGTGAGTGCAGTCGCTTCCGATGGTCGGGTAAAACGCCTGGCATTTTATCCGATGTACCTCAATTCTCAAACAACACCCTATCTCTTTATGTGGGCCGGTATTCCCGAACAGCAGATTTTAGCCCCGGCAAACCTGGAATGGAAAATCAACCTCAGCGTGATGGCGGTGGTTATCCTCTTCAGCGTACTACTGGCACGGTTTTTCGGCCAATACACCTTGGTCAAGCCCCTAGCAGCTCTGGCACAAGCCAGCCACAATTTCGGTCAGGACCAGCCCTGGCAATTACCATCTCAGTATTGCCAGCCTGCTGAAATCGAACAATTGTCCGCCACCTTCACAACCATGACACAGCGGCTTGAAAACAGTCGTGCGATCCAACTGCAATCGGAACAACGCCTGGAACACCTCGCAACCCACGATGAGCTTACGGGCCTGGCCAATCGCACCCTGTTGCTCGACCGTTTAGACCACGCCATTGAAGAGGGCATGCGGCAACATCATGCTGTTGCGGTCCTGCTGATCGACCTTGACCGTTTTCAAGTCATCAATGACAGCCTGGGACACGATCAAGGGGATCGACTTCTTTGTCAGATTGGTAAGCGGCTCTGTCAACACGTCCGTTCAACAGATACCGTCAGTCGTCTCGGTGGTGACGAATTTGCCCTGGTTTTAGGTGACCTGAACAACGAGGAAAGCCTCATCCCGTTAATGCAAGACCTGCTTAAAGAGATCAGCTCCCCCTGCCATATCGACAACCACCATATTGTTGTGACAGCCAGTATCGGCATCAGCCTGTTCCCCAACGATGGCAATGACAGCATCACATTGCTGCGTAATGCGGATCTGGCCATGTACCAGTCAAAACGGCACAAAGGCGATTTCACCTTCTACTCCAGTGATATGAATCAACATGCGGTAAAAATTCTTGAGCTTGAAAAAGATTTGCGTCAGGCACTGGAACGCGGAGAACTGTTACTTCACTATCAGCCCAAAGTCTCATTGCAAAGCGGCAAAATTGTCGGCTGCGAAGCGTTAATCCGCTGGCAACATCCATTGCGCGGCCTCGTCTCGCCTGCTGACTTTATTCCACTGGCCGAAGAGACCGGTTTGATTGTTCCAATTGGAACCTGGGTGTTGGAGCAAGCCTGTCAACAGGCCATAAGCTGGCAGCAACAACAATTACCAACCATCACGATGGCCGTCAACCTGTCATCACGACAGTTCCGTCATGGGAATTTATGCGACGTGGTTGACACTATTTTAGAGACAACAACATTACACCCCGATCTACTCGATCTTGAGATCACCGAAAGTATGATCATGGACGATCCGGAAGGCGCCGTCCAAACCATGATCGCGCTCAAAGAGAGAGGAGTCCTTTTAAGCCTCGACGATTTTGGCACCGGCTATTCCAGCCTGAACTACCTGCGCCGCTTTCCCGTTGACTGCCTTAAGATTGATGCTTCTTTTATTCGTGACGTTGCACAAGATTCCAGTTCTGCCGCGGTTGCAGTCAGTATTGTCGATATTGCGCATCATCTGGGTTTAACCACTGTCGCGGAGGGGGTTGAAACGGTCGAGCAACTGGACTTTCTGGAAAAATGCCACTGCGATATCCTTCAAGGCTACCTTTACAGCCGACCTTTGCCCGCAGAAGATTTCACCTCTCTTCTGAGGAGTAATCTGGATCTGAAGCAGACCCTGAGTAAAAAACCGGACCGCGTGTAG
- a CDS encoding HAMP domain-containing protein gives MFKKISVKVTVYVNVLLLIVMVVGAWFIVSQQSRHLEQQLLERGKIEAVLGARFTGRILEEAIDNGVFSVKDAFDTEYEEIPGFEPAKYHTRYDFYLDKALLAIEDEFLKDESVVFAVAVDVNGYLPTHNTLYQQPITGDVEKDKTGNRTKRIFNDSVGLSAAQNLEEGFLQVYARDTGETMWDISAPIIVKGKHWGGFRIGFSLAKVNQQKMVLQQSLMIMLMAILVISIVAVVVTVGRALKPLETLTQAASDLADGKVDEVITAESTDEVGKLADALERLRVSLKAAMDRLRKKNS, from the coding sequence GTGAGTCAGCAGAGCCGGCATCTTGAACAGCAATTGCTGGAACGGGGGAAAATAGAAGCTGTTCTCGGCGCACGTTTTACCGGCCGCATTCTCGAAGAAGCCATTGATAACGGCGTGTTCAGTGTCAAGGATGCGTTTGACACCGAGTATGAAGAGATCCCCGGATTTGAACCGGCAAAATATCACACCCGATACGATTTTTATCTGGATAAGGCGCTTCTGGCCATTGAAGATGAATTTCTTAAGGATGAAAGTGTCGTTTTTGCTGTTGCAGTTGATGTGAATGGTTATCTTCCTACGCACAATACCCTGTATCAGCAGCCGATTACCGGTGACGTTGAAAAAGATAAAACCGGAAACCGCACCAAGCGGATTTTTAACGACTCGGTCGGTTTAAGCGCGGCACAGAACCTCGAAGAGGGTTTTCTCCAGGTTTATGCTCGTGATACCGGTGAGACAATGTGGGACATTTCGGCTCCGATTATTGTGAAAGGGAAGCACTGGGGTGGTTTCCGCATCGGATTTTCGCTGGCCAAGGTGAACCAGCAGAAAATGGTGCTGCAGCAGTCGCTTATGATCATGTTGATGGCCATTCTGGTGATTTCCATTGTTGCTGTTGTCGTCACTGTTGGTCGAGCTCTTAAACCTCTTGAAACCCTGACACAGGCAGCATCGGATCTGGCCGACGGCAAGGTGGATGAGGTCATTACGGCAGAATCGACGGATGAAGTTGGTAAATTGGCCGATGCACTTGAACGGCTGCGGGTCAGTCTGAAAGCGGCAATGGATCGTTTGCGCAAGAAAAATTCGTAA
- a CDS encoding hotdog domain-containing protein, producing the protein MARPIDTACHRTIPLSTDADLRRSYMVVNEPLVGNVRFGRLLEDLDKMAEDTALNYVCQTYPEARVVTAAIDEIMIMGAADVNRDIVLHARINHVGRTSMEVGIRVEHPGDPGVYIASCFFTMVARLGVGDDSKSVTIPPLDYHDELEKKHYENAIASRKDYRSQQDAAQEPPSREEYELLTKLHKAQDEPGFKGLLSGKLVADSWERMYPAKENVPTTIFGGYLMRRAYELSSICAELVAPNRPVIVAVNRVNFFHPVRLGDKLHYTCRVVYTGKTSISVEANIRRISRDRTSEALSNSCLFTFVNVDDHLNPLPVPTIYPTTYAEDALYLQAYRRSKSPRRHQRKK; encoded by the coding sequence ATGGCACGTCCTATTGATACCGCATGTCATCGCACCATCCCTTTAAGTACTGATGCCGACTTACGCCGCAGCTACATGGTGGTCAATGAACCTCTGGTCGGCAATGTGCGCTTTGGCCGCTTGCTGGAAGATCTTGATAAGATGGCTGAAGACACGGCGCTGAATTATGTGTGTCAGACCTATCCGGAGGCACGGGTGGTCACTGCGGCCATTGATGAGATCATGATCATGGGGGCGGCGGATGTCAATCGCGATATTGTGCTGCATGCCCGGATTAACCATGTCGGGCGCACCTCGATGGAAGTGGGTATTCGTGTCGAGCACCCCGGCGACCCCGGTGTGTATATTGCCTCGTGTTTTTTCACCATGGTAGCCCGGTTGGGTGTTGGTGATGACTCGAAGAGCGTGACGATTCCGCCGTTGGATTACCATGATGAGCTGGAAAAAAAGCATTATGAAAATGCCATCGCCAGTCGCAAGGATTATCGCAGCCAACAGGATGCTGCCCAGGAACCGCCCAGCCGCGAAGAGTACGAGTTGCTGACCAAACTGCATAAGGCGCAGGATGAGCCGGGCTTCAAAGGATTGTTGTCCGGTAAGCTGGTGGCGGATTCCTGGGAGCGGATGTATCCGGCCAAAGAGAATGTGCCGACGACGATCTTTGGCGGCTATCTGATGCGGCGCGCCTATGAGCTTTCCTCGATCTGCGCCGAGCTGGTGGCGCCCAACCGGCCGGTGATTGTTGCGGTGAATCGGGTCAATTTCTTTCATCCCGTGCGGCTGGGAGACAAGCTGCACTACACCTGTCGCGTCGTATATACCGGTAAGACCTCTATTTCGGTGGAAGCCAACATCCGGCGCATCAGCCGGGATCGCACCAGCGAGGCACTGTCCAACTCATGTCTGTTCACCTTTGTTAATGTTGATGATCATCTGAATCCGCTGCCGGTGCCGACGATTTATCCCACCACCTATGCGGAAGATGCTCTCTATTTGCAGGCTTACCGGCGCAGCAAAAGTCCGAGACGGCATCAGCGTAAAAAATAA
- a CDS encoding SDR family oxidoreductase yields MDQEKIAVVTGGAQGIGRGIVTRLRDEGWSVVIADNDGQAVEEAVAALGGSVIGKLVDVSDEKAVQLLFSWLEATYGRLDLLVNNAAVAKAHGTPLESLALEEWQHLLNVNLTGPFLCSKYAAPLLRHPSGSIIHIASTRAVQSEPDSEAYAASKGGVVALTHAMALSLGPQIRVNCISPGWIDVSALKKGAHGISQSLSRQDHEQHPVGRVGQPQDIAATVCFLASAQAGFITGQNLVVDGGMTRKMIYVE; encoded by the coding sequence ATGGATCAAGAGAAGATTGCCGTGGTGACCGGTGGGGCTCAGGGCATTGGCCGTGGGATTGTCACAAGGTTGCGTGACGAGGGCTGGAGCGTTGTTATAGCGGATAATGACGGTCAGGCTGTGGAGGAAGCCGTTGCGGCGTTGGGCGGCTCCGTCATTGGCAAGTTGGTGGATGTGAGTGATGAGAAGGCGGTTCAACTACTGTTCTCTTGGCTGGAGGCAACTTACGGTCGCCTCGATCTGCTGGTAAACAATGCGGCGGTTGCCAAAGCCCATGGGACTCCTTTGGAATCCCTGGCGCTGGAAGAATGGCAGCATTTGCTGAATGTGAATCTGACCGGCCCCTTTTTATGCAGTAAATACGCCGCGCCTCTGTTGCGGCATCCCAGTGGTTCGATTATTCATATTGCCTCAACCCGTGCCGTGCAATCCGAGCCCGATAGTGAAGCGTATGCTGCCAGCAAGGGGGGAGTGGTTGCTTTAACCCATGCCATGGCACTCAGTCTCGGGCCACAGATCCGGGTGAATTGCATCAGCCCGGGCTGGATTGATGTTTCCGCCCTGAAGAAAGGTGCTCACGGCATCAGCCAGTCTCTGAGTCGTCAAGACCATGAACAGCATCCGGTGGGGCGGGTCGGCCAGCCACAGGATATTGCCGCCACGGTTTGTTTTCTCGCTTCAGCTCAGGCTGGCTTTATTACCGGGCAGAACCTGGTCGTTGATGGCGGCATGACGCGCAAGATGATTTATGTAGAATAA